From Epinephelus lanceolatus isolate andai-2023 chromosome 23, ASM4190304v1, whole genome shotgun sequence:
CGGGAATGGCAGTCAATGAGTAATACATAACTCCACAGTGattatttccctctgaaacATCATCACCAAAAGCAATCAGttcacaaaagacacaaatatgacAGGATTTTTTAATCTCCCCAAAAGTCCCAGCAACATAATGAAGTGCAGCCACATTTGATCCTGTAAATGACCCTTTAAATGAGACGCATGTTTGATGAACTGTTGAACTGTGGACAGAATCACTGCTGCGCCTCTCCCACCAAAAACGACACAGTACTGCCATCATGTGGACGGTTGATGTACTataccaaaaaaaaccccaaaaaaacagttaaacatGGAGAAATGGGGGATTAATGTTCAGGTAAATATCTTCTATCTTTGTGAATTGATCACTTATCTTTTATTATGCCAGATATATGTTATAAAATCAGTGTTAGAATATTTAACATCAAAAtctgtcttttcattttctgtgaagtgctacGGGAATGACTCCTAATAGCAAGAAACTTATAAAAGATAGATTTGCTTTTATAGTTTCCTTGCCTagaacccagaaatgagttagcattttagcactcctagttccctcgtctcaaagtcagtgggttctTTGAATTACCTTTTGGGTAGATGCCTGAAatgaggtctgtggttaacaaaagcttttatgttttgtttaacaacgtaaaatacatcagtatatACGCCGCTTGTAAATTTTGAAACTTTCAGGTGTcctaaaaaaggcggttgctaacaagtggctaaatagGACTACAGAGCATCATCACAGCAAACTATGctaaacatggctttacagcctcctCGTGGTGAGAATGCGACCATGGTGTAGTTCGTGTATAGCCATACATCAGTTTAACTCTGTTGATTGCATTTACGCATcagaaatcataaaagtggAATGTATCCTTGcgtgttactcagtgcatgagttgacgtCATGAATCAGCCAACactccatttattttttattgtctctgttGCATGGCATACGCTTCAGTGATGACTGGTTTTCCAAGCACTTAAAAAAAGTATATGTATTTCAACCAATTTATGCCAACTGTGAATATTCTATTTActtaatgtgattaaaaaaaaagtggcagaGCATCTTTCCCGTGTTGTCTGGCAGCACTACACCTATGGCCTTGACATCATATTCAGGGATAATGACagttaatttaaataaaatacagagccTTACATTAGGTTTTTACTTGTGGAGATTGTATTTAGGCTTCAAAATttataaaagtggtgttcatttgtgaagattatcttgctgaacaaaacgtgtcagtatcataaatgtttgtttgtcacagagcttattttcagcAGTAATCTAAAACCCAATGGACACATCCCATTGTCTTTTTGACTAGAAAACCAGTGCAATGCTACTTCTGTGTCGGCCCACAAATAATATCATCCGTGGAGCACTCtgttggcttcaaagcccagtgcaTTTCCTGGGGGCCTGAGCAGGATGTTTGGAGGGGCGGATATTTTTATGtgcacaacttttttttttttaactcattgGCCCTATTTGGTTGGGTtagttagatttaggcaaatacacatttttaataCAACTTTAGGCACTAGAATAAtgaaatcagttgcttttttggtccactagatggtgctgatatATTTatttcctggtgaggtcagcagaggtcaaaGTCAGCAGCTTTTGGCAGGAAGTTTATCAAAACAAggacagctttacagcctcattgtggtGGCAGCAGTGAAGTTTTGTAACCATGGTGTAGTCTGTTTATAGCTATACTTGagctttttacctctggtgactgcatttaTACTTGGGAAATCACAaaagtggtgttaatttgtgGAAATTATCTTGctcaacaaaactttttttttttttttttaataaaattttgtttaccacagagcttattttctgtaataatccaaaatcaATGGAAATCCCATTAGATTTTTTACAAGTAAGCTGTCGCTAAACTTTATAGCAGTCCAATCACATGCAAGggatttgatttaaatccctCTTGTAAATGTACACCACatggatgtgtaaagagaactggatgcaGCACCACGTTCACTCCAATTAAAGTTACTCAGGGAAGCGTGAAGCTCGAGAAAAAGTTCAATTTCCACAGTATGAAATTATCTACATCTTCAGCATCGTTGGGCCCATACAGCAAGCTCACTAGAGACTTAAGGTGGCCAAATGGCTAACTTCTTGTTTAACCCTTGGCTGatttgaatggggataaaatgatttaatcgtgtggctcttctagacttaaCAAATATTACCAGACTGAATTTATTGACTGCTTATTATTGCCATGGAAGTCTATGGAAAAATGCTTTATGTGCCCGATAGCATCACGTAATGGACATGGGTGTTAAAATTCCACTTTTGGCCTCAAAGCCCGGCACACATCCTAGGGGCTTGGTACACCCTCCAATATTCTCTTCACTGGGAACTTCATCACAGTAGAGAAGCTAAAGAcaaggcccccaggaagtgtgccgTGTTTTGACACCAATTTTCATGTGGtcaaacagtgtaattacatcTGTCATGTGATGCTGTGTGGCCCACCAATGACTTTTccccattgacttacatggtGAAAGAAATGTCTGTAAATAAGGAGGGtcatttttttgagcgtcacagcTCACACGAAGCTGGCAGAAGTCTCTAGTGCGAGTGTTCTATGAGCCACACAATGTGGAAGCAGTGTCGATCATCCGGGTAATTGTTTTGGCATCATgaaccactgagcaactttcataggaacaAAGACGATCATCCAGTTCTTTTTATACGTCCATGCTAAAGATGCTCTAACTACTGTTTCACTGTGACTTTAAGTACACTTCACACTAAGAGAACTCAGTTTGATCAAAAACGTTTATTCCATGGTGAAAACATTCctgtcacacacgcacacacccaattttctttttacaaacaGCAAAATTCCATAGTATAATGCATGTGAGGAGACAATAAAATCATCAAAGTGACATAAGCACAAAGTGATTGGCTTTTGCAGTTCATTCAGAAATAAAAGGGAACACTCAGAAAGTCTTTTCAGCTCTCCGTTGGGAAAATCACAAcaactgatgctgtttttttcttttgactttagGAAAACGTCATCCTAAGGCAATCTTAAGGAGAGAGTtcgtgtctgtctgtgtgggaCTGATACAGACGAATGTCCCCGCGCTCCAGATTTTAACGTTGATTGTTCAGGCTGCTTCTGAAAGGCATCAGCGGctgtagtagtagaagtaagTAGTTCATGGACTCGTTTTTCCCAGAGTTCCTCAGCATTCCTCTTTGATGTAGATTTGTTCGTCTGTGTCCgactccaggtgctccagccgGTCCGTCTGTCCGTTCATTATCTCGTCGGGAGTTTTCATGAACCTGATGAACGCCACACAGACGAGGAAACAAGGTCAGTCATTTTATTACAGAATGGATTAAAACATGATCAATAAATTATGAATAGCCTGACTGAAACAAAGGTGTacttaaaagtccagtgtgagGATTTACCAGGATCTAGAGGCAGAAATAGAatacaatattcataactattgTAGGTTTCCAATAAGTGATGCATAGCTTGATGCACAAATCATGCCCTTATTCTTAATCCACACACAAAAACTCCACCGGACCACTCGATAAAGTTTAACAGTTTACTTGAACTCAAAGATTTTACAGAAACAATCATCCATTTTCAAATCTAAAATTATCcagacaacaacaataacaggaCCCTTATCTTAAAAGTTAGAAATGTAAAACTGCATTTAGGCCCCTACAACTATTGTTTCACAAAGCATCATTGTGTTTAAcctttaccttagaatgagcagtttataACTACATACAGAGCAGATTCTCTTCCACCATGTCgttctacagtagcccggaccaaacaaaccaaacactggctataGAGCGGGCCCTTTTGCATTTTAACGTTACCTGTAGGCCACTGTATGTACTATTACTTATGCTTAGAAAGGAACAGCGAGCTGAGGGGTATaaagttggttgcaatctgcaatctcaccactagatgccactaaatccctcaCACTGCTCCTTTCAGTCGATTTACCTGAATAGAAGTCTTTGCCCAGGCTCTTTCCTgataatgttcagtttgtagTAGTGTCTCAGTGCTCGCGACATCTTCTCGTACGTCATATTGGTCCTGTTCTGTAGAGGTAAAAGAACAAATGTGTCATtattaataacaacaataataataattatgtgaTGCTACTGATCTACGAAATGAGGCATTTTCTACATCTTTAAATGCTCTCTGCCTTTGAAATCCGCACCAGTTATTGGTTACTTcacaagctgaaaacacaacctCTGCCTCTTCACATGGGACCAGTATTACCTAGGGACGTCTagtaatttgtaataatgacaGTGATCGTCTGATCTTAATGCCGTGTGAATCTCTAATTTGTCATGTTAAATTCCATGGCAAATTACCTACTGTATTTCACCAAACACAGACGACATGTTATAATAGTAGTCCTGTGCAAATCTGCATCTCAGTGATTTGGGCtcatattattattgtcacacagATGAGCGCAGCATTTCACATAGTTAGTGAGACTGAGAATAAACAATTTAATTCGCTGTGTTGCTCAAAGGCTACCATTGACGCTACctgcaacttttaaggtggaacgttaccCTGCATGTTtctcagtgcatgagttgacgtCATGAATCAgtccacttgtttttgttgtctctcttGCATGACACACACGTCAGTGATGGTTGAAATGCATACCAATTTTTTAAGCGCTTGAAAATCCAATCGATTTGTGCCAGCTACGAACAGTTTATTTCCTCACTGTACTGCGCTCTTCGGCAGCATTACACCTATGATCTTGACATCATATCCACGGACAGTGTCAGAAATATGGGATGACCgtttctgattttattttattgttttgactGTTATATTCTCATGTTTAGGAGATAAATATTATTTGTAATAGATTAGATTTGATTTTATACACTTTAAAATAACATCTTGTGTGCTAATTAAATTCACAtacagtgtgactgctgttatgaCCTAGGTCTATCAGCCAACCAATAGATTTGCAGCACGAAATGACGCACtggcgctaaacccaaacaaacagacggaTGGCAGCTCACCATGGAGGCAAATgtgctaaaagaaatgtgtagTTTCTAAATGACTTGAGGTCCCTTGGTAATAGTGGTCCTGTGTGATTAGGGCTATAGAATCTACCACCTCATAAAGCTGTAATGGCAAATGTGTTAGCTAACAATTGCCTCTTTAGAAATCCAGCTAACAAAGTTTGTGGACCGTAAAGCCAAAGCAATTTCTTAACTCTGGCTGAGGGGCTTTGTAGAGCTGAGGGGGATTGCAAAGTTGGGTCAAAcacctttttattttacatagtTAATTATGCTATTGTTTATATAAAAGTACTGATTAACGCAGCTTTAAACTGTTCTAGAAATGACTATGACAGTTTTTTCTCTGGCCTAGATCTGGGACAGCCCTGCTCACTGACTCTTCGCCGCCTGCAGTCTGATCACAGACAGCACTAACTGCACACCTGGAGcctgctgagtgtgtgtttaccttGTGATTACCCCAGAGCCTGGCCAGGCCGTTGGGGTCCATGATGCGGAAGACTTTGGTCTCTGTATCCTCCCAGCGGATGTAGTTCTCGTACCTGCTGTCTGACAGGAGCTGGTAGACGTAGTCCCACAGCAGCCTGCAGTCTGCGAGGAAACGACAGGGAAACAGAGTTTGCATGAGAGGTGCGGAGGTATTTGCTCTGTGTGATGCTGCGTGTCAGAGAATACCGAAGGGACAGGATAAATAACTCATATCCTGTAAGCATGTGCTCACATGGCGACTAAAGGAACAGGTGTAATGCCAATGCTCAACGCTATGAGGATTAAATCTCACCTGCTATCCGTCCGATGGGCATTTGCTGCTCTTCTGGAGGAGACACGGGCATGATGACGTGGTTCCTGTAGAgtgcctcctcctgctgctgctgctgctgctgctgctgcaggagatgctgctgctgttgctgctgatgCTGGGACAGTGGTATCTGATGGTGGTGTCCCTGAACCTTCCCCTCACGCCCATTCTCGAGCGTTGCCTGAGACGGGGGTCCAACTCGGCTGTGCCTGAAGTCCATGGCGGCACCCCCGCCGCCCCTGCTCGGACTGAGGAGCAGGGGATTCATGATGGCGCTGGGCATGAGCTGGATGACGCGAGGAGGTCCCGCCTCCTGGCTCCCAGGGCTGCCCGGGCAGGGGGCTTCTCGCGGCGTTGCGCAGCGGCCGTTGGGTGCGGCTGGGGACACCGACAGAGGGTACATTTCCTCGGGCATGTGGTGGTTGCTGTCTGGCAGCTGGGAGAAGGTCTGGAGGTGGTCTTCATTGGCTACGCGGGGGTGGTTGGGCTCCGGAGGGGATCGTCTGGTGGTCGGATGGTGGGGGGAGCGGGAGCGGTGCCGCAGCTCGATGGTTGGTGGATGCTGGGGGAGTGGCTCTGTACCACGTGGGGCCCGCCGTACCGTTTCTGGGGTTACAAAACATACAATTTGTGATAAATATCTACAGCCATGTTacacaatataaatataatatttataaatataaagCTTACTTTTATTCTTCAAGCAGAAAGTTTAACAACTGATGGTTTCAGTTTctcaaacatattttatatttactgAATATCTTTGAATTTTGGCAGACTCAAAAGCAACTGGAGGACGTCACTCTCAGCTCTGAGAAATCGTGATggctgtttttctctttttctgtctcaagCTTTTGGGTGTACACCATTTCCTGTGTTTGCCATACAGGTGTGCCAACAGTTAACACATATTGGCTGTCAGTAGCAGAGTGAGCAAACACTGTGACCAACTGTGTCCTCATAAATACCAGAGATGAATCAACACCTCTCATTGTGACAACGTAAATTTAATAGTATGAGCTCGATAAAGGTGTTACTGACTTCAAGACTGTGGTGCTGGCTGACATTAGAATCCAACAGAGTGTCTACAGGTAGAAACAAGTTAGATTCAAGAggtttaaagacatttttagtTTATGCTTCAGAGAGGATTTACAGCTGCTTTTGATGGAGATCACAATTGAATTGAtggtttgacaaaaacaaactgtcGCTAAATTTGACTAAGACCAACATgatatttagaaataaaaaaaaattgatatgcAAGTGCAAATTAAGATTATTATAATAATGTTGATATAGAAAAAGTGTTATGGGAGTGATACTGGATCACAAAATCAGATGGAAACCTCAAATAAGTAACCTTCAGTCAAAGCTG
This genomic window contains:
- the etv6 gene encoding transcription factor ETV6 isoform X2, translating into MSESSSAANKERSSFSPSANPLPNSTSSPVHAPAARPASRMEDEPARLPAHLRLQPVFWSREDVAQWLRWAEKEFALRPITSGSFQMNGKALLLLTKEDFRYRSPHSGDVLYELLQHILKQRKPHVFYPSAYFPGNSFHSLPESAVQHLKLEETVRRAPRGTEPLPQHPPTIELRHRSRSPHHPTTRRSPPEPNHPRVANEDHLQTFSQLPDSNHHMPEEMYPLSVSPAAPNGRCATPREAPCPGSPGSQEAGPPRVIQLMPSAIMNPLLLSPSRGGGGAAMDFRHSRVGPPSQATLENGREGKVQGHHHQIPLSQHQQQQQQHLLQQQQQQQQQEEALYRNHVIMPVSPPEEQQMPIGRIADCRLLWDYVYQLLSDSRYENYIRWEDTETKVFRIMDPNGLARLWGNHKNRTNMTYEKMSRALRHYYKLNIIRKEPGQRLLFRFMKTPDEIMNGQTDRLEHLESDTDEQIYIKEEC
- the etv6 gene encoding transcription factor ETV6 isoform X1 produces the protein MSESSSAANKQERSSFSPSANPLPNSTSSPVHAPAARPASRMEDEPARLPAHLRLQPVFWSREDVAQWLRWAEKEFALRPITSGSFQMNGKALLLLTKEDFRYRSPHSGDVLYELLQHILKQRKPHVFYPSAYFPGNSFHSLPESAVQHLKLEETVRRAPRGTEPLPQHPPTIELRHRSRSPHHPTTRRSPPEPNHPRVANEDHLQTFSQLPDSNHHMPEEMYPLSVSPAAPNGRCATPREAPCPGSPGSQEAGPPRVIQLMPSAIMNPLLLSPSRGGGGAAMDFRHSRVGPPSQATLENGREGKVQGHHHQIPLSQHQQQQQQHLLQQQQQQQQQEEALYRNHVIMPVSPPEEQQMPIGRIADCRLLWDYVYQLLSDSRYENYIRWEDTETKVFRIMDPNGLARLWGNHKNRTNMTYEKMSRALRHYYKLNIIRKEPGQRLLFRFMKTPDEIMNGQTDRLEHLESDTDEQIYIKEEC